Proteins co-encoded in one Chaetodon auriga isolate fChaAug3 chromosome 9, fChaAug3.hap1, whole genome shotgun sequence genomic window:
- the LOC143325947 gene encoding DNA damage-inducible transcript 4-like protein, which yields MVYTTALLFGHRVPVMPEEESVVEMIGKYFSQLTSPGPKMTSGRRGSVESCDEGDNNSPISNWEAGLEHEERLLQQDVTRQIEHCLTEAKASTLHCQVLLLPCHMTTRVGQDVVQSSADEPCGLRGASIKVYVERTDGLKSVGSIFPDPSVTPTFELSVILKADKRDGWPPLMHFFDTNKVLKLRPEYRLVKRKLYSSASPVIHEFN from the exons ATGGTGTATACCACGGCTTTGCTATTTGGACACAGAGTGCCCGTCATGCCAGAGGAAGAAAGCGTCGTGGAGATGATCGGAAAGTACTTCTCTCAGCTCACATCCCCGGGCCCGAAGATGACTTCAGGCCGGCGGGGGAGCGTCGAAAGCTGCGATGAGGGAGACAACAACTCGCCTA TTTCCAACTGGGAAGCTGGTTTGGAGCACGAAGAGCGACTCCTTCAGCAGGATGTGACCCGGCAGATAGAGCACTGTCTGACTGAGGCCAAAGCTTCCACCCTCCACTgccaggtgctgctgctgccttgtCACATGACCACCAGGGTGGGCCAGGACGTGGTGCAGTCCTCCGCTGATGAGCCCTGTGGGCTCCGGGGTGCCTCCATCAAGGTCTACGTGGAGCGCACAGATGGCCTGAAGTCTGTGGGGAGCATCTTCCCAGACCCAAGCGTTACCCCGACGTTTGAACTGTCTGTGATCCTCAAGGCTGACAAGAGGGATGGCTGGCCGCCGCTCATGCACTTCTTTGATACCAACAAAGTGTTGAAGCTGAGACCAGAGTACCGGCTGGTGAAGAGGAAGCTCTACTCCTCTGCCAGCCCTGTTATTCATGAGTTCAACTAG
- the brd8b gene encoding bromodomain-containing protein 8 isoform X2: MASGIGKHKILNVGPTEPWSVREKLCLASSVMRSGDQNWVSVSRAIKPFSEPGRPPDWFSQKHCASQYSELLEATEAPKRKRGEKGEVVETIEDVIVRRLTTERIEELKKLIRDTQEQYRKFKKEVDLIQTGHMDSHLKELWTEITIKKKQDEEEAEQKRKATETAYQARQAVKNTPKRLPSVTVRSPLGASPPTMDSQADSSVSTPPMDTGGVATDDTTTHSVAQGVGVFLPATDAPGPGPKDGGLAALVDDSPQKRLLAQKATPPPSPLLSELLKKGNLISASPRLVGEGDSTGSLTNGVQTATAVTALPPGHEVITEGEAEAAVKAELSEETGLVEEDLVAVSYMGDELDLETVGDIIAIIEEKVDDSVEALDAAAVEAALSLCEEAVSEGHTLPGPWETQELKASDPAPTAQDSDPAQEPQDVAAISTLIPAGIETQSQPETKREEQLKGNCEGPEVTGSDVTSSVTSDDGATGSEVTEEGPAGKEATEATVKSEGEEWSQPEPNLPCLDSEDSSVSGKESKEVKEEEAGSEGDPEEGMELKEECGEGDGPYLSEVERAASESEDGYGPPSQRYTADSLASSPASSSQLSTCGEDQEAVQAQKIWKKAIMLVWRAAANHRYASVFLQPVSDDIAPGYHSIVHRPMDLSAIKKNIESGVIRTTAEFQRDIMLMFQNAVMYNSSDHDVYHMALEMQRDVLEHVQQFLATQLIMQTSESAISAKSLRGREGNRKPGEPAEKDGGTRGRRSAMEADLKMKK; this comes from the exons ATGGCGAGCGGTATCGGCA AACACAAGATACTGAATGTGGGGCCAACGGAGCCCTGGTCAGTCAGGGAGAAACTGTGCCTGGCCTCCTCTGTCATGAGGAGCGGCGACCAAAACTG gGTGTCTGTAAGTAGAGCCATCAAGCCTTTCTCAGAGCCTGGCCGTCCACCTGACTGGTTCTCACAGAAG CACTGTGCCTCACAGTACTCCGAGCTGCTCGAGGCCACAGAAGCCCCGAA GCGCAAGCGTGGTGAGAAGGGTGAGGTCGTCGAAACCATTGAAGATGTGATTGTTCGTAGGCTAACCACTGAGAGGATAGAGGAACTGAAAAAACTAATCCGAGACACGCAAGAACAGTACAG GAAGTTTAAGAAGGAGGTGGATCTCATACAGACAGGTCACATGGACTCGCACCTGAAGGAGCTGTGGACAGAGATCACAAT aaagaagaagcaggatgaggaggaagcagaacagaagaggaaagcCACAGAGACAGCATACCAAG CTCGTCAGGCGGTGAAAAACACACCTAAGCGTCTGCCCAGTGTTACTGTACGCTCTCCCCTGGGTGCCAGCCCCCCCACCATGGACTCTCAGGCTGACTCTTCGGTTTCCACGCCACCCATGGACACAGGAGGTGTTGCCACTGATGACACCACCACCCACTCAGTT GCCCAGGGGGTCGGAGTGTTTCTACCAGCGACAGATGCTCCAGGCCCAGGGCCCAAAGATGGAGGCCTGGCTGCTCTAGTAGATGATTCACCACAGAAGAGGCTCCTAGCCCAGAAGGCCACACCACCGCCCTCACCTCTCCTTTCAGAACTTCTGAAGAAAGGCAATCTTATCTCGGCCAGCCCCCGCCTG GTTGGAGAGGGAGACTCTACTGGAAGCCTCACCAATGGAGTACAGACAGCCACTGCAGTCACTGCCTTACCACCTGGTCATGAGGTCATCACAG agggtgaagcagaagctgcagtgaaggcaGAACTCAGTGAGGAGACAGGATTGGTAGAAGAAGACCTCGTAGCCGTCTCTTACATGGGGGACGAGTTGGACCTGGAGACAGTCGGAGACATCATTGCCATCATAGAGGAAAAG GTCGATGACTCTGTGGAGGCCTTGGACgcagcagcagtggaagcagctctaTCTCTGTGTGAAGAGGCTGTCTCAGAAGGACACACCCTCCCTGGCCCCTGGGAGACCCAGGAGCTGAAGGCTTCAGACCCAGCACCCACAGCCCAAGACTCCGATCCTGCACAGGAGCCTCAGGATGTGGCTGCAATATCCACCCTGATCCCTGCAGGCATAGAGACCCAAAGTCAACCAGAAACTAAAAGAGAAGAACAGCTCAAGGGAAACTGCGAGGGACCTgaggtgacaggaagtgatgtcacctCTTCTGTCACCTCCGACGACGGTGCAACAGGAAGTGAGGTTACAGAGGAGGGGCCGGCAGGGAAGGAGGCCACTGAAGCAACGGTcaagagtgaaggagaggaatGGAGCCAGCCAGAGCCCAACCTGCCTTGCCTCG ACTCTGAGGACAGCTCTGTGTCTGGGAAAGAGTCCAAG gaggtgaaggaggaggaggcggggagtGAGGGCGACCCAGAGGAAGGGatggagctgaaggaggaaTGCGGTGAGGGGGACGGTCCCTATCTGTCGGAGGTGGAGCGAGCAGCCAGTGAGAGTGAAGACGGTTATGGCCCGCCCTCTCAGCGCTACACAGCTGATTCCCTGGCCAGCAGCCCGGCCTCGTCTTCTCAGCT ATCTACATGTGGTGAGGACCAGGAGGCAGTCCAGGCCCAGAAGATCTGGAAGAAAGCCATCATGCTGGTGTGGAGAGCCGCTGCCAACCACAG GTATGCCAGTGTCTTCCTGCAGCCTGTGTCAGACGACATTGCGCCTGGCTACCACAGCATAGTACACAG acCCATGGACCTATCGGCCATTAAGAAGAACATCGAGTCTGGTGTGATCCGTACGACAGCGGAGTTCCAGCGTGACatcatgctgatgtttcagaATGCCGTCATGTACAACTCTTCAGACCACGACGTGTACCACATGGCGCTGGAGATGCAGCGTGATGTCCTGGAGCACGTCCAGCAGTTCCTGGCCACCCAGCTCATCATGCAGACCTCCGAGAGCGCCATCTCCGCCAAGAGCCTCCGTGGAAGGGAGGGAAATCGTAAGCCAGGAGAGCCAGCTGAGAAG gatggAGGCACCAGGGGTCGCCGTAGTGCCATGGAGGCCGAcctcaaaatgaagaaatag
- the brd8b gene encoding bromodomain-containing protein 8 isoform X1, translated as MASGIGKHKILNVGPTEPWSVREKLCLASSVMRSGDQNWVSVSRAIKPFSEPGRPPDWFSQKHCASQYSELLEATEAPKRKRGEKGEVVETIEDVIVRRLTTERIEELKKLIRDTQEQYRKFKKEVDLIQTGHMDSHLKELWTEITIKKKQDEEEAEQKRKATETAYQARQAVKNTPKRLPSVTVRSPLGASPPTMDSQADSSVSTPPMDTGGVATDDTTTHSVAQGVGVFLPATDAPGPGPKDGGLAALVDDSPQKRLLAQKATPPPSPLLSELLKKGNLISASPRLVGEGDSTGSLTNGVQTATAVTALPPGHEVITEGEAEAAVKAELSEETGLVEEDLVAVSYMGDELDLETVGDIIAIIEEKVDDSVEALDAAAVEAALSLCEEAVSEGHTLPGPWETQELKASDPAPTAQDSDPAQEPQDVAAISTLIPAGIETQSQPETKREEQLKGNCEGPEVTGSDVTSSVTSDDGATGSEVTEEGPAGKEATEATVKSEGEEWSQPEPNLPCLDSEDSSVSGKESKEVKEEEAGSEGDPEEGMELKEECGEGDGPYLSEVERAASESEDGYGPPSQRYTADSLASSPASSSQLSTCGEDQEAVQAQKIWKKAIMLVWRAAANHRYASVFLQPVSDDIAPGYHSIVHRPMDLSAIKKNIESGVIRTTAEFQRDIMLMFQNAVMYNSSDHDVYHMALEMQRDVLEHVQQFLATQLIMQTSESAISAKSLRGREGNRKPGEPAEKDSVPMASPAFLLSLFDGGTRGRRSAMEADLKMKK; from the exons ATGGCGAGCGGTATCGGCA AACACAAGATACTGAATGTGGGGCCAACGGAGCCCTGGTCAGTCAGGGAGAAACTGTGCCTGGCCTCCTCTGTCATGAGGAGCGGCGACCAAAACTG gGTGTCTGTAAGTAGAGCCATCAAGCCTTTCTCAGAGCCTGGCCGTCCACCTGACTGGTTCTCACAGAAG CACTGTGCCTCACAGTACTCCGAGCTGCTCGAGGCCACAGAAGCCCCGAA GCGCAAGCGTGGTGAGAAGGGTGAGGTCGTCGAAACCATTGAAGATGTGATTGTTCGTAGGCTAACCACTGAGAGGATAGAGGAACTGAAAAAACTAATCCGAGACACGCAAGAACAGTACAG GAAGTTTAAGAAGGAGGTGGATCTCATACAGACAGGTCACATGGACTCGCACCTGAAGGAGCTGTGGACAGAGATCACAAT aaagaagaagcaggatgaggaggaagcagaacagaagaggaaagcCACAGAGACAGCATACCAAG CTCGTCAGGCGGTGAAAAACACACCTAAGCGTCTGCCCAGTGTTACTGTACGCTCTCCCCTGGGTGCCAGCCCCCCCACCATGGACTCTCAGGCTGACTCTTCGGTTTCCACGCCACCCATGGACACAGGAGGTGTTGCCACTGATGACACCACCACCCACTCAGTT GCCCAGGGGGTCGGAGTGTTTCTACCAGCGACAGATGCTCCAGGCCCAGGGCCCAAAGATGGAGGCCTGGCTGCTCTAGTAGATGATTCACCACAGAAGAGGCTCCTAGCCCAGAAGGCCACACCACCGCCCTCACCTCTCCTTTCAGAACTTCTGAAGAAAGGCAATCTTATCTCGGCCAGCCCCCGCCTG GTTGGAGAGGGAGACTCTACTGGAAGCCTCACCAATGGAGTACAGACAGCCACTGCAGTCACTGCCTTACCACCTGGTCATGAGGTCATCACAG agggtgaagcagaagctgcagtgaaggcaGAACTCAGTGAGGAGACAGGATTGGTAGAAGAAGACCTCGTAGCCGTCTCTTACATGGGGGACGAGTTGGACCTGGAGACAGTCGGAGACATCATTGCCATCATAGAGGAAAAG GTCGATGACTCTGTGGAGGCCTTGGACgcagcagcagtggaagcagctctaTCTCTGTGTGAAGAGGCTGTCTCAGAAGGACACACCCTCCCTGGCCCCTGGGAGACCCAGGAGCTGAAGGCTTCAGACCCAGCACCCACAGCCCAAGACTCCGATCCTGCACAGGAGCCTCAGGATGTGGCTGCAATATCCACCCTGATCCCTGCAGGCATAGAGACCCAAAGTCAACCAGAAACTAAAAGAGAAGAACAGCTCAAGGGAAACTGCGAGGGACCTgaggtgacaggaagtgatgtcacctCTTCTGTCACCTCCGACGACGGTGCAACAGGAAGTGAGGTTACAGAGGAGGGGCCGGCAGGGAAGGAGGCCACTGAAGCAACGGTcaagagtgaaggagaggaatGGAGCCAGCCAGAGCCCAACCTGCCTTGCCTCG ACTCTGAGGACAGCTCTGTGTCTGGGAAAGAGTCCAAG gaggtgaaggaggaggaggcggggagtGAGGGCGACCCAGAGGAAGGGatggagctgaaggaggaaTGCGGTGAGGGGGACGGTCCCTATCTGTCGGAGGTGGAGCGAGCAGCCAGTGAGAGTGAAGACGGTTATGGCCCGCCCTCTCAGCGCTACACAGCTGATTCCCTGGCCAGCAGCCCGGCCTCGTCTTCTCAGCT ATCTACATGTGGTGAGGACCAGGAGGCAGTCCAGGCCCAGAAGATCTGGAAGAAAGCCATCATGCTGGTGTGGAGAGCCGCTGCCAACCACAG GTATGCCAGTGTCTTCCTGCAGCCTGTGTCAGACGACATTGCGCCTGGCTACCACAGCATAGTACACAG acCCATGGACCTATCGGCCATTAAGAAGAACATCGAGTCTGGTGTGATCCGTACGACAGCGGAGTTCCAGCGTGACatcatgctgatgtttcagaATGCCGTCATGTACAACTCTTCAGACCACGACGTGTACCACATGGCGCTGGAGATGCAGCGTGATGTCCTGGAGCACGTCCAGCAGTTCCTGGCCACCCAGCTCATCATGCAGACCTCCGAGAGCGCCATCTCCGCCAAGAGCCTCCGTGGAAGGGAGGGAAATCGTAAGCCAGGAGAGCCAGCTGAGAAG GACAGTGTCCCAATGGCCTCTCctgctttccttctctctctcttt gatggAGGCACCAGGGGTCGCCGTAGTGCCATGGAGGCCGAcctcaaaatgaagaaatag
- the gpc4 gene encoding glypican-4, with product MKTLLVLGVVCTLVVLSVSGTAEQKLKNCNEVRAAYSSKGFNVNDVPNKGVNGAPLKVCPQGFSCCTVEMEEKLSQQSHTEIKAPVSRLSTNLQSTFKQRHDHFDKFFRELLKNAEVSLHNMFVRTYGMMYVQNAELFKNFFEALTRYYVSGSAAVNLDSMLSDFWADLLERMFRLVNVQYEFSDAYMECVSRHTEQLQPFGDVPRKLRIQLTRAFVAARTFVRGLALMPEVVNKVSTVSASPSCVRAAMKMLYCPYCSGQVALKPCQNYCLNVLRGCLANQADLDTEWNNFLDAMLSLAERLEGPFNFESVMDPIDVKISEAIMNMQENSMQVSQKVFQGCGQPKPSMAFRSTRSVKETGFTGRFRPYSPDARPTTAAGTSLDRLTNDVKKKLKHAKKFWSTLPETVCAGERIAPGDECWNGTAKSRYESVVIGNGLANQVSNPDVDVDITKPDIMIRSQIAALKEMTSWLKAAHSGNDISIDNDEDGSGGEESGSGCDSPSCDTDPDIYFSTPPNPGKPRVNQVVVSRDPSAAVASQGSMALALCGLALALLAPHLR from the exons GAGCCCCCTTGAAAGTGTGTCCGCAGGGCTTCTCCTGCTGCAcggtggagatggaggagaagctgagccAGCAGAGCCACACGGAGATCAAAGCTCCTGTCTCCAGGCTTAGCACCAACCTGCAGTCCACCTTCAAACAGAGGCACGACCACTTTGACA AGTTTTTCCGTGAGCTTTTGAAAAATGCAGAGGTGTCGCTGCACAACATGTTCGTGCGAACATACGggatgatgtatgtgcagaacGCAGAACTGTTCAAGAACTTCTTCGAGGCCCTGACTCGGTACTACGTGTCTGGCAGCGCTGCCGTCAACCTGGACTCCATGCTGTCGGACTTCTGGGCAGACCTCCTGGAGAGGATGTTCCGGCTGGTCAACGTGCAGTACGAATTCAGCGACGCCTACATGGAGTGCGTCAGCCGGCACACGGAGCAGCTGCAGCCCTTCGGCGATGTGCCTCGCAAGCTTCGAATCCAACTGACGCGGGCGTTCGTCGCCGCACGCACCTTTGTGCGCGGCCTGGCGCTCATGCCGGAGGTGGTCAACAAAGTTTCCACG GTCAGCGCGTCTCCCAGCTGTGTTCGAGCAGCCATGAAGATGTTGTATTGTCCCTACTGCTCGGGCCAAGTGGCCCTGAAACCCTGCCAGAATTACTGTCTGAATGTGCTGCGTGGGTGTTTAGCCAACCAGGCCGACTTGGACACAGAATGGAACAACTTCCTTG ATGCCATGCTTAGCCTGGCTGAGAGGCTCGAGGGTCCCTTTAATTTTGAATCTGTCATGGATCCCATCGATGTGAAGATTTCGGAGGCCATCATGAACATGCAGGAGAACAGTATGCAAGTGTCGCAGAAG GTTTTCCAAGGATGTGGTCAGCCTAAACCAAGCATGGCCTTCCGTTCCACACGTTCTGTCAAAGAAACAGGCTTTACCGGCCGCTTCCGCCCCTACAGTCCTGATGCAAGGCCCACCACCGCTGCAGGGACCAGTTTAGACCGACTG ACCAATGATGTGAAGAAGAAGTTGAAACATGCAAAGAAGTTCTGGTCCACGTTACcagagactgtgtgtgcaggtgagaggATTGCACCTGGGGACGAGTGCTGGAACGGGACGGCAAAAAGCAG GTACGAGTCAGTTGTTATCGGCAACGGTCTGGCCAATCAGGTGTCAAACCCTGATGTGGACGTGGACATAACAAAGCCAGACATCATGATTCGCAGTCAGATTGCAGCTTTGAAAGAAATGACGAGCTGGCTCAAAGCTGCGCACAGTGGCAACGACATCTCTATTGATAATG atgaagatggcagtggaggagaggagagtggcaGCGGTTGCGACTCTCCATCGTGCGACACAGACCCGGACATATACTTCTCCACTCCACCAAACCCCGGCAAACCCCGGGTTAATCAAGTGGTGGTGAGCAGAGATCCATCAGCTGCGGTTGCCTCACAGGGAAGCATGGCGCTGGCGCTCTGCGGGCTGGCCCTGGCCTTGCTTGCTCCCCACTTGAGATAA